In Coregonus clupeaformis isolate EN_2021a unplaced genomic scaffold, ASM2061545v1 scaf1128, whole genome shotgun sequence, a single genomic region encodes these proteins:
- the orc3 gene encoding origin recognition complex subunit 3 — MTSSVSKGCFVFKPSVKKRRKSPTVEDYFTHGSEDTENSKLRFRTCQTLWEKMKADTELLQDELNRKILDSLLAFIRKSVSTFQRGTDDWASRMRAHEIPTAALVLGVNVPDHGMTFQSLSDQLQQSVTPFVVSLQATECAALNHMMQRVLERLMGTSVSVDDEEEPEQRSTIVNQKRVHCSLNTLCDWYKTVTKKAASGTPGKKRSSVGKDMQQHPPIVVIFKDLEAFNPRVLQDFILICSRYVEQLPLMFVFGIATSPSTIQHMLPHSVSSLLGIELFQSLSCTQHLATVIDKVILTSQFPFKPSGKVLQVLVSIFLYHDFSVRNFIKGLQLALLEHFHSQPLSVLCCKKEEALAHATELSHRDVERIQQLPSFMRYVEKQGPQEQVELLTSENHVKEVCQKLLKDLRKYHKNYYPILRCLHVLTASLPKYPLGKQIRELHISCLEKNVWENEEYVSAMQLLRMMAKDELISALQKCAEILKHGKTKKMGAALFQLNDLLAKFDQPDDAAESAAGEDLTSPGKGLQKKTDLFQLQKTLLEMKKSRRTKKMSQFEILRDQALEFIDSLVRSHLAPPESQPLYEVCYYSSSAVLRRHLNATPRTSIQTALSNPYHYLKNENMRTEDGTVSNAAPDICIVYKLHLECGRLINLYDWLEAYATVVSAAEGKDPDSADYGKVDELKHARFIQAVSELEFLGFIKSTKQKTDHVSRLTWGGC; from the exons ATGACTTCATCGGTGTCAAAG GGTTGCTTTGTGTTCAAGCCCAGTGTCAAAAAGAGAAGGAAGAGTCCAACAGTGG AGGATTATTTCACTCATGGCAGTGAGGACACAGAGAACAGCAAACTACGTTTCAGAACCTGTCAGACATTATGGGAGAAAATGAAGGCAGACACCGAG CTTCTGCAGGATGAGCTGAACAGGAAAATATTAGACAGCCTCTTGGCGTTCATCAGAAAGAGTGTGTCCACTTTCCAGCGTGGCACGGATGACTGGGCGTCGCGTATGAGAGCACACGAGATTCCGACAGCTGCCCTAGTGCTTG GAGTGAATGTGCCAGATCACGGTATGACCTTCCAGAGCCTCTCTGACCAGTTGCAGCAGTCAGTGACTCCCTTTGTCGTCTCCCTACAAGCCACAGAGTGTGCAG CCCTGAATCACATGATGCAGAGGGTTCTAGAGAGACTGATGGGTACTAGTGTGTCCGTGGATGATGAGGAAGAGCCTGAGCAGCGCAGTACCATTGTAAACCAGAAGAGGGTGCACTGCTCCCTCAACACACTCTGTGACTGGTACAAGACTGTGACAAAG AAAGCTGCCTCCGGCACCCCAGGCAAAAAGCGTTCTTCCGTTGGCAAAGACATGCAACAGCATCCTCCCATTGTAGTGATCTTCAAAGACCTAGAGGCTTTCAACCCTAGAGTGCTGCAAGACTTCATCCTCATCTGCAG TCGATACGTTGAACAGCTTCCTCTGATGTTCGTCTTTGGCATCGCCACGTCtcccagcaccattcaacacatgcTGCCCCATTCCGTGTCCTCTCTGCTGGGCATCGAGCTCTTCCAGTCCCTGTCCTGCACCCAGCACCTGGCCACTGTCATAGACAAG gTGATCCTAACTTCCCAGTTTCCCTTCAAGCCCAGTGGCAAGGTACTGCAGGTGCTGGTCAGCATCTTCCTCTACCACGACTTCTCTGTACGCAACTTCATCAAAGGCCTGCAG TTGGCGTTACTGGAGCATTTCCACAGCCAGCCTCTGAGCGTGCTGTGCTGTAAGAAGGAGGAGGCCCTGGCCCACGCCACTGAGCTCAGCCACCGGGATGTAGAGAGGATCCAACAGCTGCCCTCCTTCATGAG GTATGTAGAGAAGCAGGGTCCCCAGGAGCAAGTGGAGCTGTTGACCAGTGAGAACCATGTGAAG GAAGTGTGTCAGAAACTGCTGAAAGATCTTCGCAAATACCACAAGAACTACTACCCCATTCTGAGGTGTCTCCACGTTCTAACAGCTTCTCTACCCAAATACCCTCTGGGGAAACAG ATAAGAGAGCTGCACATATCCTGTCTGGAGAAGAATGTATGGGAGAATGAAGAGTATGTGTCTGCCATGCAGCTTCTGAG GATGATGGCTAAAGACGAGCTCATCTCAGCGCTGCAAAAGTGTGCTGAGATCCTGAAACATGGCAAGACAAAGAAAATGGGGGCTGCACTGTTCCAACTGAATGATTTACTCGCCAAATTTGACCAGCCAGACG ATGCTGCTGAGAGTGCAGCTGGGGAGGACCTCACTTCCCCAGGGAAAGGCCTCCAGAAGAAAACAGACCTGTTCCAACTGCAAAAG ACTCTACTGGAGATGAAGAAATCTCGAAGAACCAAGAAAATGAGCCAGTTTGAGATACTCCGAGACCAAGCCCTGGAGTTCATTGACAGCCTTGTGAG GTCCCACCTGGCCCCACCCGAATCACAACCGCTGTACGAGGTGTGCTACTACAGCTCCTCTGCTGTCCTGAGACGCCACCTCAACGCCACGCCACGCACCTCCATCCAGACCGCCCTCAGCAACCCCTACCACTACCTGAAA AATGAAAACATGCGGACCGAGGACGGGACAGTCTCCAATGCTGCTCCTGACATCTGCATTGTGTACAAACTACATCTGGAGTGTGGGAGACTCATCAACCTGTATGACTGGCTGGAG GCTTATGCTACTGTGGTCTCGGCTGCAGAGGGCAAGGATCCTGACTCTGCGGACTATGGCAAAGTGGACGAACTCAAACA TGCTCGTTTTATTCAGGCCGTATCTGAGCTGGAGTTCCTGGGATTCATCAAATCCACCAAGCAGAAGACGGACCATGTATCGCGACTGACCTGGGGAGGCTGCTGA